One genomic segment of Nonomuraea coxensis DSM 45129 includes these proteins:
- a CDS encoding helix-turn-helix transcriptional regulator, which produces MTVHAVSPLFVGRVRELAVLRDALAEARAGVPATVLVGGEAGVGKTRLLVEFADRADDALVLVGGCLELGTEGLPFAPFTAVLRGLVRRLGRDGVAALVPGGATGGLARLLPEFGEPGREGAEARARLFELVLGLLERLAEERPVALVIEDAHWADRSTRDLLSFLVRYQRTAGRLLLVVTYRSDELHRTHPLRPMLAELGRVEWVTRVELRRLTRREAVAQAASILERRPATADMDLIYARSEGNPLFVEALLSEGGGRGDLPESLRDLLLARVERLPEETQELLRVASAGGQRIEHDLLSAVAGLDDTALSRALRPAVAGNVLVVDGEGYSFRHALIREALHDDLLPGEHTRLHTRYAEALERDLSILPAPRGAIELAHHWHAAHDSTWALVSAWRAAAAARTSTAYGEQLRMLSRVLELWDQVPDAAGRIGADRLDVLRQTTVVAHLAGEYERSIALAGALLAELDPETDPVRTAVVLRQRGLTRYDLGRPGNLDDLRRAASLVPAEPPTRLRAQVLESLSRMLFRPEDEDEKIATAEIAREIARAVGDANVEANSLITATWARYRFHEVEAQMEAFAEARRIAAAADAYNALMRCAISESDALEGAGWHERAAEVARAGIDDSAQYGLARTSGTFLTINLAEPLVSLGRWDEALEVIEQALDLTPPAPYRASLQGFATDIALARGQLDRAEHLLDVSRGVLSRGAHRDQTLLPHLRRKVRLLEARGQVAEAVREVTEALAERDLISSPRYVWQLLVTFARLLTGVAAGAAGGRMSIERASVAEQAAAALPRLREVARRIGTEGALQEAQRLTFEALMGPEPAASGAEPSVGDVAARAGWRVKAWEAAAGAWVDLGQPYMEARAQLWWAQALLAAGDRQEAAARLERARELAARLGAAPLLEQLEAVRRRARIGGGGGAGVGAADEPAGDGPPLGLTARELEVLREVTNGRSNREIAETLVISVKTVSVHVSNILAKLGVAGRGEAAATAHRLHLFDDLP; this is translated from the coding sequence GTGACCGTTCATGCCGTCAGCCCGCTGTTCGTCGGGCGTGTCCGCGAGCTCGCCGTCCTCCGCGACGCGCTCGCCGAGGCGCGCGCCGGCGTGCCCGCCACCGTGCTGGTGGGCGGCGAGGCCGGGGTCGGCAAGACCCGGCTGCTGGTCGAGTTCGCCGACCGCGCCGACGACGCTCTCGTGCTCGTCGGCGGCTGCCTGGAGCTGGGCACCGAGGGCCTGCCGTTCGCGCCGTTCACCGCCGTGCTGCGCGGGCTCGTGCGGCGGCTCGGCCGCGACGGCGTCGCGGCGCTCGTGCCCGGCGGCGCGACGGGCGGGCTGGCCCGGCTGCTGCCCGAGTTCGGCGAGCCGGGCAGGGAGGGCGCCGAGGCCCGCGCGCGCCTGTTCGAGCTGGTGCTCGGGCTGCTGGAGCGGCTGGCCGAGGAGCGCCCGGTCGCGCTCGTCATCGAGGACGCCCACTGGGCCGACCGCTCCACCCGCGACCTGCTGTCGTTCCTGGTCCGCTACCAGCGCACCGCCGGGCGGCTGCTGCTCGTGGTCACCTACCGCAGCGACGAGCTCCACCGCACCCACCCGCTGCGGCCCATGCTGGCCGAGCTGGGCCGGGTGGAGTGGGTCACCCGGGTCGAGCTGCGGAGGCTGACCCGCAGGGAGGCCGTCGCACAGGCGGCCAGCATCCTGGAGCGCCGGCCGGCGACCGCCGACATGGACCTCATCTACGCCCGCAGCGAGGGAAACCCGCTGTTCGTCGAGGCGCTGCTGAGCGAGGGCGGCGGCCGGGGCGACCTGCCCGAGTCGCTGCGCGACCTGCTGCTCGCCCGCGTCGAGCGGCTGCCGGAGGAGACGCAGGAGCTGCTGCGGGTGGCCAGCGCGGGCGGCCAGCGCATCGAGCACGACCTGCTGTCGGCCGTCGCCGGGCTCGACGACACCGCCCTGTCCCGTGCGCTGCGCCCGGCCGTCGCCGGCAACGTGCTCGTGGTCGACGGCGAGGGCTACAGCTTCCGGCACGCGCTCATCCGCGAGGCGCTCCACGACGACCTGCTGCCGGGCGAGCACACCCGCCTGCACACCCGCTACGCCGAGGCGCTGGAACGCGACCTGTCGATCCTGCCCGCCCCGCGCGGTGCGATCGAGCTGGCCCACCACTGGCACGCCGCCCACGACTCCACGTGGGCGCTGGTCAGCGCCTGGCGGGCGGCCGCCGCCGCGCGCACCTCCACCGCCTACGGCGAGCAGCTCCGCATGCTCTCCCGCGTCCTGGAGCTGTGGGACCAGGTGCCCGACGCCGCGGGGCGGATCGGCGCCGACCGGCTCGACGTGCTGCGGCAGACCACCGTGGTCGCCCACCTGGCCGGCGAGTACGAACGCAGCATCGCCCTGGCGGGCGCCCTCCTGGCCGAGCTCGACCCCGAGACCGATCCGGTGCGCACCGCCGTCGTCCTGCGCCAGCGCGGCCTGACCCGCTACGACCTGGGCCGCCCCGGCAACCTCGACGACCTGCGCCGCGCCGCCTCCCTGGTGCCCGCCGAGCCCCCCACGCGGCTGCGCGCCCAGGTGCTGGAGAGCCTGTCCCGCATGCTCTTCAGGCCCGAGGACGAGGACGAGAAGATCGCCACCGCCGAGATCGCCCGCGAGATCGCCCGCGCGGTCGGCGACGCCAACGTCGAGGCCAACTCCCTGATCACCGCCACCTGGGCGCGCTACCGCTTCCACGAGGTCGAGGCGCAGATGGAGGCGTTCGCCGAGGCGCGCCGCATCGCCGCCGCCGCCGACGCCTACAACGCGCTCATGCGCTGCGCGATCTCCGAGTCCGACGCGCTGGAGGGCGCGGGATGGCACGAGCGGGCCGCCGAGGTCGCCCGCGCGGGCATCGACGACTCCGCCCAGTACGGCCTGGCGCGCACCTCCGGCACGTTCCTCACGATCAACCTCGCCGAGCCGCTGGTCTCGCTCGGGCGGTGGGACGAGGCGCTGGAGGTCATCGAGCAGGCCCTCGACCTCACGCCGCCCGCCCCCTACCGGGCGAGCCTGCAGGGGTTCGCCACCGACATCGCGCTCGCGCGCGGGCAGCTCGACCGGGCCGAGCACCTGCTCGACGTCTCGCGCGGGGTGCTGTCGCGGGGCGCCCACCGCGACCAGACGCTGCTGCCGCACCTGCGGCGGAAGGTGCGGCTGCTGGAGGCGCGCGGCCAGGTCGCCGAGGCGGTGCGGGAGGTGACCGAGGCGCTGGCCGAGCGCGACCTGATCTCCAGCCCGCGTTACGTGTGGCAGCTCCTGGTGACCTTCGCCCGTCTCCTGACCGGCGTCGCGGCCGGCGCGGCCGGCGGCAGGATGTCCATCGAGCGGGCCTCCGTGGCGGAGCAGGCGGCGGCCGCGCTGCCCCGCCTGCGTGAGGTGGCCCGGCGGATCGGCACGGAGGGCGCGCTGCAGGAGGCGCAACGGCTCACCTTCGAGGCACTGATGGGACCAGAGCCGGCCGCCTCCGGTGCGGAACCGTCGGTTGGCGACGTGGCGGCGCGGGCCGGGTGGCGGGTTAAGGCGTGGGAGGCCGCGGCCGGCGCCTGGGTCGATCTCGGGCAGCCCTACATGGAGGCCCGCGCCCAGCTGTGGTGGGCGCAGGCGCTGCTCGCGGCGGGCGACCGGCAGGAGGCGGCGGCCCGGCTGGAGCGGGCCCGCGAGCTGGCCGCCCGGCTCGGCGCCGCGCCGCTGCTGGAGCAGCTCGAAGCCGTCCGCCGCCGGGCCCGCATCGGTGGCGGTGGCGGTGCCGGGGTTGGCGCGGCCGACGAGCCCGCAGGCGACGGGCCGCCGCTCGGCCTGACGGCGCGCGAGCTGGAGGTGCTGCGCGAGGTGACGAACGGCCGCAGCAACCGCGAGATCGCCGAGACGCTGGTCATCTCGGTGAAGACGGTGAGCGTGCACGTCTCCAACATCCTGGCCAAGCTCGGCGTCGCCGGCAGAGGCGAGGCCGCCGCCACCGCCCACCGCCTGCACCTCTTCGACGACCTCCCCTGA
- a CDS encoding GNAT family N-acetyltransferase has translation MTADDLLIRRAEKADADEVFALARDFGLTFRPERDAFDAALPELLANDSALLLVAVAEGRVRGYLLGFTHLTLFANGPVAWVEEAMVQPGSRRQGIGRTLLEEFEQWARSRGARYVAMATRRAPEFYHALGYEASATFFRKVLR, from the coding sequence ATGACGGCTGACGATCTTCTCATCAGGAGGGCGGAGAAGGCGGACGCGGACGAGGTGTTCGCGCTGGCCCGCGACTTCGGGCTGACGTTCCGGCCCGAGCGCGACGCCTTCGACGCCGCCCTCCCCGAGCTGCTGGCGAACGACTCCGCCCTGCTGCTCGTGGCCGTCGCGGAAGGCAGGGTCCGCGGCTATCTGCTGGGCTTCACGCACCTCACGCTGTTCGCCAACGGGCCGGTCGCCTGGGTCGAGGAGGCCATGGTCCAGCCGGGCTCGCGCCGTCAGGGCATCGGGCGGACGCTGCTGGAGGAGTTCGAACAGTGGGCCCGCTCGCGCGGCGCCCGCTACGTCGCCATGGCCACCCGGCGGGCGCCGGAGTTCTACCACGCGCTCGGCTACGAGGCTTCGGCCACGTTCTTCCGCAAGGTGCTGCGCTGA
- a CDS encoding acyl-CoA dehydrogenase family protein, whose product MLKDEYEELRKTVEAFARDVVAPVIGDYYEREEFPYDIVRQMAAMGLFGLPFPEEYGGMGGDYFALCLALEELARVDSSVAITLEAAVSLGAMPIYRFGTGEQRAHWLPRLASGAELGAFGLTEPGGGTDVPGGMRTTAVLDGDEWVINGSKAFITNSGTDITSVVGVAALTGEREISTILVPAGTPGFTVSKKYSKVGWNASDTRELSFSDCRVPAANLLGERGRGYAQFLQTLDEGRIAIAALSVGLAQGCVDECLKYVRERRAFGNPIGHYQAIQFKVADMEARAHTARLAYYHAAERMLAGAPFKKEAAIAKLVSSNAAMDNARDATQVFGGYGFMNEFPVGRFYRDAKILEIGEGTSEVQRMLIARQLGLADL is encoded by the coding sequence ATGCTCAAGGACGAGTACGAAGAACTGCGCAAGACGGTCGAGGCGTTCGCCCGTGACGTGGTGGCCCCCGTGATCGGCGACTACTACGAGCGCGAGGAGTTCCCGTACGACATCGTGCGCCAGATGGCCGCGATGGGCCTGTTCGGCCTGCCCTTCCCCGAGGAGTACGGCGGCATGGGCGGCGACTACTTCGCCCTCTGCCTGGCCCTGGAGGAGCTGGCCCGGGTGGACTCCAGCGTGGCGATCACCCTGGAGGCGGCCGTCTCGCTCGGCGCGATGCCGATCTACCGCTTCGGCACCGGCGAGCAGCGCGCCCACTGGCTGCCCCGGCTCGCCTCCGGCGCGGAGCTGGGCGCGTTCGGCCTGACCGAGCCGGGCGGCGGCACCGACGTGCCCGGCGGCATGCGCACCACCGCCGTGCTCGACGGCGACGAGTGGGTGATCAACGGGTCGAAGGCGTTCATCACCAACTCCGGGACCGACATCACCAGCGTCGTCGGCGTGGCCGCGCTCACCGGCGAGCGGGAGATCTCCACGATCCTCGTACCGGCGGGGACGCCCGGCTTCACCGTGTCGAAGAAGTACTCCAAGGTCGGCTGGAACGCCTCCGACACCCGCGAGCTGTCCTTCTCCGACTGCCGCGTACCCGCGGCCAACCTGCTCGGCGAGCGCGGCCGCGGCTACGCCCAGTTCCTCCAGACCCTGGACGAGGGCCGCATCGCGATCGCCGCCCTCAGCGTGGGCCTCGCCCAGGGCTGCGTGGACGAGTGCCTCAAGTACGTCAGGGAGCGCCGCGCCTTCGGCAACCCGATCGGCCACTACCAGGCCATCCAGTTCAAGGTCGCCGACATGGAGGCCCGCGCCCACACCGCCCGCCTGGCCTACTACCACGCGGCCGAGCGCATGCTGGCCGGGGCGCCGTTCAAGAAGGAGGCCGCGATCGCCAAGCTGGTCTCCTCCAACGCCGCCATGGACAACGCCCGCGACGCCACCCAGGTGTTCGGCGGCTACGGCTTCATGAACGAGTTCCCCGTCGGCCGCTTCTACCGCGACGCCAAGATCCTGGAGATCGGCGAGGGCACCAGCGAGGTCCAGCGGATGCTCATCGCCCGCCAGCTCGGCCTGGCCGACCTGTGA
- a CDS encoding hydroxymethylglutaryl-CoA lyase, giving the protein MPHPMDGLPKQVTVYEVGPRDGLQNEAAVVPVEVKAEFIDRLADAGHRVIEATSFVHPKWVPQLADADELLARLHRRPGVRYPVLVPNERGLDRALDRGVDEIAVFASATETFAAKNLNRSLESQFEMFEPVVARALDNGMRVRAYVSMCFGDPWEGPTPIAQVVRVGERLLGLGCYELSLGDTTGVGTPGHVTALIKAFRSPERLAVHFHDTYGQALGNTLAALRAGVTTVDASTGGIGGCPYAESATGNLATEDLVWMLRGLGIDTGLDLGKLVATSTWLAGLLGRPSPSRVVQALAKG; this is encoded by the coding sequence ATGCCGCATCCCATGGACGGTCTTCCCAAGCAGGTCACCGTCTACGAGGTCGGCCCGCGCGACGGGCTCCAGAACGAGGCCGCGGTCGTGCCCGTCGAGGTGAAGGCCGAGTTCATCGACCGCCTCGCGGACGCCGGCCACAGGGTCATCGAGGCGACGAGCTTCGTCCACCCCAAGTGGGTGCCGCAGCTCGCCGACGCCGACGAGCTGCTGGCCCGGCTGCACCGCAGGCCGGGTGTCCGCTACCCGGTGCTGGTGCCGAACGAGCGCGGCCTGGACCGGGCGCTCGACCGCGGCGTCGACGAGATCGCCGTCTTCGCCAGCGCCACCGAGACGTTCGCCGCCAAGAACCTCAACCGCAGCCTGGAGAGCCAGTTCGAGATGTTCGAGCCGGTCGTCGCCAGGGCGCTCGACAACGGGATGCGGGTGCGCGCGTACGTGTCGATGTGCTTCGGCGACCCCTGGGAGGGGCCGACCCCGATCGCGCAGGTCGTCCGGGTGGGCGAGCGGCTGCTCGGGCTCGGCTGCTACGAGCTGTCGCTCGGCGACACCACCGGCGTCGGCACCCCGGGCCACGTCACCGCGCTGATCAAGGCGTTCCGCTCCCCTGAACGGCTGGCCGTGCACTTCCACGACACCTACGGCCAGGCGCTCGGCAACACCCTGGCCGCCCTCCGCGCCGGCGTGACCACCGTGGACGCCTCCACCGGCGGCATCGGCGGCTGCCCCTACGCCGAGTCCGCGACGGGCAACCTCGCCACCGAGGACCTCGTCTGGATGCTGCGCGGACTCGGCATCGACACCGGGCTCGACCTGGGCAAGCTCGTCGCCACCAGCACCTGGCTGGCCGGGCTGCTCGGCCGGCCCAGCCCATCCCGCGTCGTACAGGCGCTCGCGAAAGGCTGA
- a CDS encoding acetyl/propionyl/methylcrotonyl-CoA carboxylase subunit alpha, producing MIFDRVLIANRGEIAVRIARTLRRLGVTAVAVHTPSDAGARHVREADLALEVPSYLDAEAIAGAALASGAQAVHPGYGFLAENAAFARACAAAGAAFVGPPAEAIDAMGDKIRAKATVSAAGVPVVPGGAEPGDVLEEWREFPALIKPSAGGGGKGMVLVRSAAELPDALASARRTARAAFGDATLLIERYVDSPRHIEIQVLADSLGGAVHLGERECSLQRRHQKVIEEAPSPFVTPELRARMGAAAVEAARAVGYVGAGTVEFIVDGATGAYHFMEMNTRLQVEHPVTELVTGLDLVELQLRVAAGEPLPFGQDDVRLSGHAVEARVYAEDPSRGFLPTGGRVLLLREPGVPGPAAQTAGAGPLVRTDSGLAEGGVVGSEFDPMLSKVVAWAPDRKGALRALDRALAGTAVLGVVTNVPFLRALAAHPAVRAGELDTGLVERALPELVTDAAAPADVLAAAGLVFHALPQGDDPWEVTDGWRVGERAWTTWRLASRDGVHEVRVRGLPAESAEVLLDERPAPARLRADGQEVAVTLDGGTTRYLCARDGDTLWLGRDGRAWAFTRHLIGDPGDRPGAAASGDGVVRSPMPGTVLVLKAQPGDRVSAGQPLVVVEAMKMEHAVTAPCAGVLAELPVQPGQPVDMDAVLAVVTPEEA from the coding sequence ATGATCTTCGACCGTGTTCTCATCGCCAACCGGGGCGAGATCGCCGTGCGGATCGCCCGCACGCTGCGCCGGCTCGGCGTCACGGCGGTGGCCGTGCACACGCCGTCCGACGCCGGGGCCCGGCACGTACGCGAGGCGGACCTCGCCCTGGAGGTGCCGAGCTACCTGGACGCCGAGGCGATCGCGGGGGCGGCGCTCGCGTCCGGGGCGCAGGCCGTGCACCCCGGCTACGGGTTCCTCGCCGAGAACGCCGCGTTCGCGCGGGCCTGCGCCGCCGCGGGGGCCGCGTTCGTCGGGCCGCCGGCCGAGGCCATCGACGCCATGGGCGACAAGATCCGGGCCAAGGCCACGGTGTCGGCCGCCGGGGTGCCTGTGGTGCCGGGCGGGGCCGAGCCGGGCGACGTCCTGGAGGAGTGGCGGGAGTTCCCCGCCCTGATCAAGCCGTCCGCGGGCGGCGGCGGCAAGGGCATGGTGCTGGTGCGCTCGGCCGCGGAGCTGCCCGACGCGCTGGCGTCGGCGCGGCGGACCGCGCGGGCCGCGTTCGGCGACGCCACGCTGCTCATCGAGCGCTACGTCGACAGCCCCCGCCACATCGAGATCCAGGTCCTGGCCGACTCCCTCGGCGGCGCGGTGCACCTGGGCGAGCGCGAGTGCAGCCTGCAGCGCAGGCACCAGAAGGTCATCGAGGAGGCGCCGTCGCCGTTCGTCACCCCCGAGCTGCGGGCCCGCATGGGCGCGGCCGCCGTGGAGGCGGCGCGGGCGGTCGGCTACGTCGGCGCGGGCACCGTCGAGTTCATCGTGGACGGGGCCACCGGCGCCTACCACTTCATGGAGATGAACACCCGCCTCCAGGTCGAGCACCCCGTCACCGAGCTGGTGACCGGCCTCGACCTCGTGGAGCTGCAGCTCCGGGTGGCGGCCGGCGAGCCGCTGCCGTTCGGCCAGGACGACGTGCGGCTGAGCGGGCACGCCGTCGAGGCCCGCGTCTACGCCGAGGACCCCTCGCGCGGCTTCCTGCCGACGGGCGGGCGCGTCCTGCTGCTCCGCGAGCCGGGCGTCCCCGGCCCCGCCGCCCAAACGGCCGGCGCCGGCCCGCTGGTCCGTACGGACTCGGGGCTGGCCGAGGGCGGGGTCGTCGGCAGCGAGTTCGACCCCATGCTCTCCAAGGTGGTCGCCTGGGCGCCGGACAGGAAGGGCGCGCTGCGCGCCCTCGACCGCGCGCTCGCCGGCACCGCCGTGCTCGGCGTCGTCACCAACGTGCCGTTCCTGCGCGCCCTGGCCGCCCACCCGGCCGTCCGCGCGGGCGAGCTGGACACCGGCCTGGTCGAGCGGGCGCTGCCCGAGCTGGTCACCGACGCCGCAGCCCCCGCCGACGTGCTCGCCGCCGCCGGGCTGGTCTTCCACGCGCTGCCGCAGGGCGACGACCCGTGGGAGGTCACCGACGGCTGGCGGGTCGGCGAGCGGGCCTGGACGACCTGGCGGCTGGCGTCCAGGGACGGCGTCCACGAGGTACGCGTCCGCGGCCTGCCCGCCGAGTCGGCCGAGGTGCTGCTCGACGAGCGCCCGGCGCCCGCCCGCCTGCGCGCGGACGGCCAGGAGGTGGCCGTCACGCTGGACGGCGGGACCACCCGCTACCTGTGCGCCCGCGACGGCGACACGCTCTGGCTCGGCCGCGACGGCCGGGCGTGGGCGTTCACCCGCCACCTGATCGGCGACCCCGGCGACCGCCCCGGTGCCGCCGCCTCCGGCGACGGCGTCGTACGCAGCCCGATGCCGGGCACCGTCCTCGTCCTCAAGGCGCAGCCGGGCGACCGGGTGAGCGCCGGGCAGCCGCTGGTCGTCGTCGAGGCCATGAAGATGGAGCACGCCGTCACCGCCCCCTGCGCCGGCGTGCTCGCCGAGCTGCCGGTCCAGCCCGGCCAGCCGGTCGACATGGACGCCGTCCTCGCCGTCGTGACTCCTGAGGAGGCTTAG
- a CDS encoding carboxyl transferase domain-containing protein, which produces MLGSAADPAGEAYKHNAEVNERLSADLLDRLAAAALGGPERSRRRHVERGKLLPRDRVDGLLDPGSRFLELSPLAANGLYDDEAPAAGIITGVGRVSGRECVIVANDATVKGGTYYPMTVKKHLRAQEVALHNHLPCVYLVDSGGAFLPRQDEVFPDRDHFGRIFYNQATMSARGIPQIAAVLGSCTAGGAYVPAMSDEAVIVRGQGTIFLGGPPLVKAATGEEVTAEELGGGDLHARVSGVTDHLAEDDAHALAIVRDIVSTLAPRAGRPWPVIAPEPPRHDPRDLYGVVPADTRRPYDVREVIARIVDGSRFLEFKAEYGHTLVTGFAHLHGHPVGIVANNGILFSESAMKGAHFIELCDQRRIPLVFLQNISGFMVGKAYEAGGIAKHGAKMVTAVSCARVPKFTVVIGGSFGAGNYAMAGRAYAPRFLWMWPNARISVMGGEQAANVLTTVGTADADAIRAQYEHQGNPYYSTARLWDDGVIDPLDTRTVLGLALSAAANAPLEPAGYGVFRM; this is translated from the coding sequence GTGCTGGGCTCGGCCGCCGACCCGGCGGGGGAGGCGTACAAGCACAACGCCGAGGTCAACGAGCGCCTGTCCGCCGACCTGCTCGACCGCCTCGCCGCCGCCGCGCTCGGCGGCCCCGAGCGGTCGCGGCGGCGGCACGTCGAACGCGGCAAGCTGCTGCCGCGCGACCGCGTGGACGGGCTGCTGGACCCCGGCTCCCGCTTCCTGGAGCTGTCGCCGCTGGCCGCGAACGGCCTCTACGACGACGAGGCGCCCGCGGCCGGGATCATCACGGGCGTCGGCCGGGTCTCGGGCCGCGAGTGCGTGATCGTCGCCAACGACGCCACGGTCAAGGGCGGCACCTACTACCCGATGACCGTCAAGAAGCACCTGCGCGCGCAGGAGGTGGCCCTGCACAACCACCTGCCCTGCGTCTACCTCGTGGACTCCGGCGGCGCGTTCCTGCCCCGGCAGGACGAGGTGTTCCCCGACCGCGACCACTTCGGCCGCATCTTCTACAACCAGGCGACCATGTCGGCCCGCGGCATCCCGCAGATCGCCGCCGTGCTCGGCTCGTGCACGGCGGGCGGCGCGTACGTCCCCGCGATGAGCGACGAGGCGGTCATCGTCCGCGGCCAGGGCACGATCTTCCTGGGCGGCCCGCCGCTGGTGAAGGCGGCCACCGGCGAGGAGGTCACGGCCGAGGAGCTGGGCGGCGGCGACCTGCACGCCCGGGTCAGCGGCGTCACCGACCACCTCGCCGAGGACGACGCGCACGCCCTCGCCATCGTCCGCGACATCGTCTCCACGCTCGCCCCGCGCGCCGGGCGGCCCTGGCCGGTGATCGCGCCCGAGCCGCCCCGCCACGACCCGCGCGACCTGTACGGCGTCGTCCCGGCCGACACCCGCCGGCCCTACGACGTGCGCGAGGTCATCGCGAGGATCGTGGACGGCTCGCGCTTCCTGGAGTTCAAGGCCGAGTACGGCCACACCCTCGTCACCGGCTTCGCCCACCTGCACGGCCACCCGGTCGGCATCGTGGCCAACAACGGCATCCTGTTCAGCGAGTCGGCCATGAAGGGCGCCCACTTCATCGAGCTGTGCGACCAGCGCCGCATCCCCCTGGTCTTCCTGCAGAACATCAGCGGCTTCATGGTCGGCAAGGCGTACGAGGCGGGCGGCATCGCCAAGCACGGCGCGAAGATGGTCACGGCCGTCTCCTGCGCGCGGGTGCCCAAGTTCACCGTGGTCATCGGCGGGTCCTTCGGGGCGGGCAACTACGCGATGGCGGGCCGGGCGTACGCGCCGCGCTTCCTGTGGATGTGGCCCAACGCCCGCATCTCCGTGATGGGCGGCGAGCAGGCCGCGAACGTCCTCACCACCGTCGGCACCGCCGACGCCGACGCCATCAGGGCCCAGTACGAGCACCAGGGCAACCCGTACTACTCCACGGCCAGGCTGTGGGACGACGGCGTGATCGACCCGCTCGACACCCGCACCGTCCTCGGCCTGGCGCTGTCCGCGGCGGCCAACGCCCCGCTCGAACCCGCCGGATACGGCGTCTTCCGGATGTGA
- a CDS encoding TetR/AcrR family transcriptional regulator produces MTSASATPARSSRRNRRAEILEAAARLFAARGFHGVPIEEIGGAVGVSGPALYRHFSGKEALLAEMLLDVSSRLRESAVAVVTSSTGPEQSLDALLDVQITFAIEQPALITVHDRELGNVPEPHRRQIRRLQRLYVEEWVTVLAELHPACPAARLRAAMHAVFGLLNSTPHSAGELPGGDMRPLLRAMARAAIDAAVNAR; encoded by the coding sequence GTGACCAGCGCCTCCGCCACCCCTGCCCGCTCCTCCCGGCGCAACAGGCGCGCGGAGATCCTGGAGGCGGCCGCCCGGCTGTTCGCGGCGCGCGGCTTCCACGGCGTCCCCATCGAGGAGATCGGCGGCGCGGTCGGCGTCTCCGGGCCCGCGCTCTACCGGCACTTCAGCGGCAAGGAGGCGCTGCTGGCCGAGATGCTGCTCGACGTCAGCTCGCGGCTGCGCGAGTCCGCCGTGGCCGTCGTGACCTCCTCCACCGGGCCGGAGCAGTCGCTCGACGCGCTGCTCGACGTGCAGATCACCTTCGCCATCGAGCAGCCCGCGCTGATCACCGTGCACGACCGCGAGCTCGGCAACGTGCCCGAGCCGCACCGGCGGCAGATCAGGCGGCTGCAGCGGCTGTACGTCGAGGAGTGGGTGACCGTGCTGGCCGAGCTCCACCCCGCCTGCCCGGCCGCCCGGCTGCGTGCCGCCATGCACGCGGTCTTCGGGCTGCTCAACTCGACCCCGCACAGCGCGGGCGAGCTGCCGGGCGGCGACATGCGGCCTCTGCTGCGCGCGATGGCCCGCGCGGCGATCGATGCCGCGGTTAACGCTCGCTAA